The segment CCTCTCATGTCAATAGCCTCATCCAGTGCACGGCTGTACGCATCGAAACTCACGACGGCCATATTCACGAGTACCGCCAGCCCGAGAACGAGGCAGGACGCCAACAACAGCCGCAGCCTGAGGGGTGCGTCGCGCAACCATTTCAGTTTCTGACTCGTCGAGATTTTCAATGGACCACTTCCGCGCTGATTTGAAAGACATCCTTGTTGTGAGACTTCGTCACCGGCGACTCGAAGCGCACCTCACGGAAGAGCGGGGAATTCTCCATCGCTTCGATGATGCTGGTGGCTGAATCTGCTCGCCCCTGGATGCGTACGCGACCTTGGCTAAAAACAAACGACTCCAGCCAAGCGTTTCCGGGAAGCACCTGGGTCATTTCATGCAGCAGTTCCATGACCCGAGGCCGGAGCTTGGCGTTCTTGGAAACATCTTTCATGAAATCAGAAACATCCTGAATTTCCGAACGTTTTTCAGCAATGATATCTGCTTGCGGTTTCATCCGGGAAATTTCCGCCTCAAGCTTGTGAAGATGCGCTTTCTTTCCGAAAAGCCCTCCAAACGGATAGGCTGTCAACGCCAGGAGAAACAATACCGCCAAGCCGACCCGCAACCACAGGGATATCCTCTGCTTTGCCGCCACCCCCGGCCGCTCCAGGGCAATCCGATATGGAGCTTTTTCCAGAAGCGCCCTGGAAAACTCGGGAACGACCTCTTCAACCTTGCCGTCTTGCAGGCCCAAACCCTCAAGGAGATCCTGGGAGGACATGGCGCATTCCCAGGCGAAAATCCATTCAGGCGGTTGCGGACGATTCATGAGCACTGGGCTGATGGAACGCAAAAAATCGACTATTGTCCCGCCGACCGGCATGTCGTCCCAGACATGAAAAACAACTCGCCCTTTTTCCAGGAGCAGGGCTTCGGCCATGCTGTTGTCTCCGTGGACATAGACTCCGTCCCGGCCATGCACTCTGGCAATATATACCAGAGAGGGAAAGACCCCGGCAGGAAAAATACCGACCTGGCCCAAGGCCGTTGACAAGGATTGCAATGCGCTTTCTTCAATCACCGAGACTTCAAGGTCAAGGCCGTTGCCGCTGCCACTGCCGCTATGCCTTGCATATCCCACACGGGCCTGGGAAAGATCAAAGGGAACATGGCGCATGAGCGAGAACCGCACGGCCTGGTCGAGGCTGTCGGCTGCGGCAGCGGGAAAATGCAGATTGACGAGAATAAAGTATTTCAACGGCAATCCCAGGTGCCAAACATCCTCCGACCCGGGCAGCAAGGTTGTGCCGATGTGCGCGCGGGACGGGGGGTTATTATCCTGGGTGGAGGCGACTTCCACTTTTTGAGCTGATGCCTTCCGGAGTCCGAAATAGGGTACCGTGCAGTATGCAGCGATCTTGTCATGCCACAAGAACAAGGCATGAGTGTTGGGAAAAAACAGGGACAGGATCGTGGAGATCATTATGGCTACAAGTCCAGTTCGCTGCGCAGGGACCGCCCGGGAAGGCCTGAGACGAAGTCAACGACCCGGGCTTCAAGAGTGACACGAGATATCGGCAACACATCGAAATACTGCGTTAATTGCTGATAATCTCTGTATTCCACATGTGGAGCGATGTCGGGCATGTTCTTGATGGGTTTGGTGCTGCGTTGTGCAACGATGGAATCAATAGTCTCCTGCCGGATGTCCGGAACAAGGGCCAGGGACCGAGGAGAAGCGCTATTGATATCAAGTGTTGGACCTTGCCCCGAAACAGTCAAAAAATCAATCAAACCGGGCGTCTCATCAGTGCCCTGAAACAAAGGGCGGTCCACACCCCGGATCAGCAGCAGTTCTTCGATGCTTTCCAAAGGACCGTTCTTGGCCGGGTAAGGGTGCTCCAAGGCCATGTAATATGGTGTTTCAGCACCTTCGATACGCCGCAGATCATCCTCGTCGATCCAGTCCAGAATGGAGTTCGCCACGCGTGTTGTCTGTGTGCCGTACTCCAGGCCGCAAGCAGTCAGCACTTTCTCCAGCATGTGAAGGTCAATGCTGTTCACGTTCCATTTGCCCGCCTCGGAGACAACCCTCACCTCGACCTCAACTCCATCCACAACCAATTCATACGGTTCATGACGGGGATGGAAAAGATGTTCTTGAGCTTCATGGGCCTGCTCCTCGGGAGCGGATTCGGCGATCTGCAACAGTAGTTCCTGGTTGGCCAGATACTTGAGCAGGCCGTGCTCGGCCTTGGTCAACGCGGAGCGCAACACGTGGGATTCCGTGATCAAGCGCTCGTTGGTCATGCTCCGCTCAGCGCCCAATCTCGAGGTGGTGGCGTAGTTCAGGGCGAACACGGACAGAAGCATGGCCACCCAGAGCACGGCGATGAGGATGAAGCCGTTTTGGGCGGTTGATGGTTGATCGCTGATGGTTGATCGTTGCTTTTTACGACTGCCGAAGATGACATCCCCCCTTTAATGGACCCAAACTCCTACAGAGCGCCCCGGCCCGGCACGAGCAGCAGCCGGAGCGGTTCGTCACCTTCCCGACTAAACAACATCTGGACCTGCTGCGGCCATTCTTTGCTCACCCATGCCTCAAGCTCAAGCGCATTTTCCGGCTCTCGCAGGGCTTGTGTTCCTGGGCGATCCCCGGGCGGCCCGGCAAAAGGGTCGACCGTGTCCGCGGCAAAGGAAAAATCCAGGACATCGAAGCCTTCCGCAATGCGCACCGCCTGGTGCCGCAAAGCCTCCGGCGGGAGATACACGGCCCGCGCGGCCTCGCTGGATGCTTGAAAACGGCGCACTTCCCGCAACAACCCGGGCTGCGGCTCAGGGACCTTGTAAAGATACACCCCCATCTGCTCGGGGTCCTTGAGTCCCTGATCCACGAACAAGCAGACGAAAAACAAGGCCTTGTCCTGGCGGCGCAGGGCGCCGAAGCCGTTGCGAGTGACATAAAACAACGTCTTCGCCCCCCCGGCGAAAAAGGCGAGGGAAGCGCCCTCCCAAAGCGTGGTATACGGCGCCATGCCCGCGAAATCCCTTTCCAGCAGGCGCAGCATGGCCTCCTCCCGCCGGACCTCCTCGGTGTCCGAGCCCTGCCGTTCCCAGACGCGCACGCCCAGGGCAAAAGACGCATAGATCACCACAACGACCATGGCCGTGATGGTCAAGGCAATGATCAGTTCCAACAGGGTGAAGCCGTGACAAGGGGACGGGGCGGTTGATGGTTGTTGGCTGATGGCTGATGGTTTGGCGGGCATGTGTCGTGCAATGCAGTCAGGCGGGTTTAATGGCGTATGTTTCATGTCCATCGTGGTCACACCCCTCCCTGCCGGGAGGCTACGCGCCGTCTGCCGGCGGGGAGGCAGAAATGTGGACGGAACGGAAACGGTCGTCGAAAAAGTCAGGTGCGTGGGCGATATGGCGCTGGATGGTCCTGCCTGGATCGCCCTTTCGGCCGTAATGAAACACGTAAAGGTACAGCTCCTGGGGCAGCCGCAGGGCGAGCTCGTCCTCCTCGATCGTGGGGCTTGCGATGTCCACGGGATGAATTTCCAAACGCCAAGTCAGGCCGTGAGCTTCACCTTCCCAAGGGAAATCCGGGTCGCGCACGTCCAGCCGTTGCAGTTCCTCGAAGGCCCGGTCCGCCAGGATCAGTTCCTGAACCAGATCCCGTCCCTTGCGCTCCAGGTTCATGCTCCCGGAAAGCAGTTGAAAGAACACCGTGACCGTGAGCGAGGTGATAATCACCGCCACCAGGGTCTCCATGAGGGTGAACCCGGCTGGGCATTGGCGGCACAGAGGACCACGGAAGTCATTCACTCTGGGCAACGATTCCCCACTCCTCCAGCAAAAGCAAAAAAACCCCAGGTGATAGAGCGCGTTGCCACTGGGCATAAAGTGTCAAGGAGGCATTTTTCGCTTCTTCTCTCGCTCTGAATATCATTCCTCGTCTAAAAGGAGCATCATCACGCCGGGCAGACTTTTTATCCGGTAGACACCCGTCACGGACGTCATCTGACCATTGACGATCTGCACGAGCACCTCGGCCGGCGTGGTCCAGCCTTGAACGTCCTTGAATTCCACTGCATATGTCCCGACAAGAATGTCGTTTTCCTTGACGCCGCTTTCCCGCCATGTCTCTGTACCGACGCGCCGCCATTGGGCTCCCATGTTCCGTGCGCCACCTGGTTCGGCGGAAACCAGCAGAGACCCGGCTTGACAGGAAGGAATCCTCTGGATGGCTCGACTGAATACGTTCGCGATGATCTGCATGCCCGCCTCGTTGGGATGCAATCCGTTCGGAAAATACCGGCTGTCCCAGTTGAAGGCCTGATCAAGATCCGCCAGCAGAATCCCTTCTTGGCGGACAATGTCCCGAATCATTCTGTTTAGCTCCATGACAGACTCGGCCTTCCAGTCCCGCGGCGCAAAAATGGGGGTCAACGTCGCCAGGACGGGGAAGGAATTGTTGTTCTTGGCAAGGATGACCATTATTCTGAGATTGTTCGCAATGTCGCTGACGGAACGCTCACCGATATCGTTGACCCCATACAATATCGTGACCACCCTCGGCTTGTGCCACACCAAGTAGGTGGGCAGATAGTACACGCCGTAGGTGCTCCTGCTACCGCTTTGGGCTTGGTTCACCACCTGCATCCCGGTCAAGGCCTGTAAAAGAAAAGGGTACCTGTATTGCATCGAAACGCTTTCGCCGGAAGTGATGCTGTCGCCTATGGACAGAATGGTATTCGGATCATTGTCCGCGCAGTAGTCTTTTTGCCACTGCGTAAAAGGAACAACGCCAACCCCTGCGTCCTTTGGGTTGACCTGTGCATACCCATTTGCGCCACAACATAGAAAAAAAATAAAAATCCACGCGATATGCTTCATAATACACAATCCTGTTGTTTTGAAAAAAGTCTGGACCATGCCTTCCCACCTCTACCATGGGGTGAAGTGGCCCCCTTTGTCCAGACAAAAATGAGACGCGTTTAAGATGGAGCCTGGACTCATTCACAGATGGACGGAACTGTCCTGGGTTAACATTTCCCCCCCTGCCCCGCGGCATTGCGCACGACTGGAAAAGCATGCCTTGAGAATGATCGGTGTCAGCACCTGACTTTGACGGCCCCCTGGGCTTTGGGAGCAGTCGTTCCGGCTGCTCCCTTGATTAATTGCCCTTTGAGGCGGACACAGGGTAAGCTTGGCAATTTTGCTGATGATATTCACGATTGCCGCTCTTGTAGCTTATTCAAAACGAAATCCACGGCGGCCTCCACACATTCTTCCAGGCTGTTCCTGTCGCTGGCCAGTACCAAGTCCGGATTCTCCGGCTCTTCGTAAGGAGCAGACACCCCTGTGTAGTTCTTGATTTTGCCCTGTCTGGCCAGTTCATACAAACCCTTGACGTCGCGCTGCTCGCAGACTTCAAGAGGGCATTTGACGTAAACTTCATAAAACCGGCCGCAGTCGATGAGTTGTTTGCAACGTTCCCGGTCTGCACGCAGGGGCGAGATGAACGCGGTCAGGCAGACCAGTCCGGCATCCAGAAAGAGCTTGACCATCTCGGAGATGCGGCGAAGATTTTCAGCCCGGCCCTCGGGCGAAAAGCTCAAATCACTACACA is part of the Desulfonatronum sp. SC1 genome and harbors:
- a CDS encoding type II secretion system protein J, whose amino-acid sequence is MPRVNDFRGPLCRQCPAGFTLMETLVAVIITSLTVTVFFQLLSGSMNLERKGRDLVQELILADRAFEELQRLDVRDPDFPWEGEAHGLTWRLEIHPVDIASPTIEEDELALRLPQELYLYVFHYGRKGDPGRTIQRHIAHAPDFFDDRFRSVHISASPPADGA
- a CDS encoding general secretion pathway protein GspK encodes the protein MLLSVFALNYATTSRLGAERSMTNERLITESHVLRSALTKAEHGLLKYLANQELLLQIAESAPEEQAHEAQEHLFHPRHEPYELVVDGVEVEVRVVSEAGKWNVNSIDLHMLEKVLTACGLEYGTQTTRVANSILDWIDEDDLRRIEGAETPYYMALEHPYPAKNGPLESIEELLLIRGVDRPLFQGTDETPGLIDFLTVSGQGPTLDINSASPRSLALVPDIRQETIDSIVAQRSTKPIKNMPDIAPHVEYRDYQQLTQYFDVLPISRVTLEARVVDFVSGLPGRSLRSELDL
- a CDS encoding PilN domain-containing protein, producing the protein MISTILSLFFPNTHALFLWHDKIAAYCTVPYFGLRKASAQKVEVASTQDNNPPSRAHIGTTLLPGSEDVWHLGLPLKYFILVNLHFPAAAADSLDQAVRFSLMRHVPFDLSQARVGYARHSGSGSGNGLDLEVSVIEESALQSLSTALGQVGIFPAGVFPSLVYIARVHGRDGVYVHGDNSMAEALLLEKGRVVFHVWDDMPVGGTIVDFLRSISPVLMNRPQPPEWIFAWECAMSSQDLLEGLGLQDGKVEEVVPEFSRALLEKAPYRIALERPGVAAKQRISLWLRVGLAVLFLLALTAYPFGGLFGKKAHLHKLEAEISRMKPQADIIAEKRSEIQDVSDFMKDVSKNAKLRPRVMELLHEMTQVLPGNAWLESFVFSQGRVRIQGRADSATSIIEAMENSPLFREVRFESPVTKSHNKDVFQISAEVVH
- the cysC gene encoding adenylyl-sulfate kinase; translated protein: MPCPNTVPYRGNVTRESRQRLLQQKSMVLWFTGLSGSGKSTIAHAVEERLHAMGRLTYVFDGDNVRQGLCSDLSFSPEGRAENLRRISEMVKLFLDAGLVCLTAFISPLRADRERCKQLIDCGRFYEVYVKCPLEVCEQRDVKGLYELARQGKIKNYTGVSAPYEEPENPDLVLASDRNSLEECVEAAVDFVLNKLQERQS
- a CDS encoding type II secretion system protein J, with the translated sequence MPAKPSAISQQPSTAPSPCHGFTLLELIIALTITAMVVVVIYASFALGVRVWERQGSDTEEVRREEAMLRLLERDFAGMAPYTTLWEGASLAFFAGGAKTLFYVTRNGFGALRRQDKALFFVCLFVDQGLKDPEQMGVYLYKVPEPQPGLLREVRRFQASSEAARAVYLPPEALRHQAVRIAEGFDVLDFSFAADTVDPFAGPPGDRPGTQALREPENALELEAWVSKEWPQQVQMLFSREGDEPLRLLLVPGRGAL
- a CDS encoding GDSL-type esterase/lipase family protein yields the protein MVQTFFKTTGLCIMKHIAWIFIFFLCCGANGYAQVNPKDAGVGVVPFTQWQKDYCADNDPNTILSIGDSITSGESVSMQYRYPFLLQALTGMQVVNQAQSGSRSTYGVYYLPTYLVWHKPRVVTILYGVNDIGERSVSDIANNLRIMVILAKNNNSFPVLATLTPIFAPRDWKAESVMELNRMIRDIVRQEGILLADLDQAFNWDSRYFPNGLHPNEAGMQIIANVFSRAIQRIPSCQAGSLLVSAEPGGARNMGAQWRRVGTETWRESGVKENDILVGTYAVEFKDVQGWTTPAEVLVQIVNGQMTSVTGVYRIKSLPGVMMLLLDEE